The Burkholderia sp. PAMC 26561 genome includes the window TAGGGCCAATAGGCCTCGCCGCCAAGGTGATCGATCACGATCACGCGCGCATGCCTGAGCACGTCATCGACGTAGAAGTCCACCGATGCCGGCTGCCGCAGGAACGCCTGATTGGCGAGGCGCACAGCAGGAAACCCCGCTTCGAGATTCGGCACGACGCCTGCAAGAAGCGACAGCGTGGTATCGGCCGAACTCAGCACGACGATCGGCGCAGGCGTCTGGTCGATGCGCATGACGCCCGCGGCGTCATCGACAAAACCACCGGGCGTCGTGCGTAGCAGATGCACGGTTCAGGCCTGCACAGGTGCGCTGGCGAGCGCGTCGAGAAGCGCTTGTTGCAGACGCGGCTGATCCAGGTCTTCGCCAATGAGCACAAAGCGGCTCGTTCCGACCTCGGCTTCAGCGGGTGTCCACCGGCGATCGAAGTAGGTATCGAAACGTTGCCCCACGCCCTGCACCACAAGACGCATCGGCGTGCCCGGCAACGCGGCGAAGCCCTTCACACGATAAATCGTGTTGGCGTCGACCAGCGCGCGCAATGCAGCGACCGCCGCGTCGCGCGACTCCACGCGCGCCTCGACCACGACAGAATCGAAGTCGTCGTGATGATGGTCGGCGTGGCCTTCGTCATCTACCGACCCATGATGATCCACGCGCAGATGGATCGTGGTCTCCGACGCCGCTTCGAGCCCGAGCAGCGCATGCAGGTCGAGTTGCCCCATCTGCGCCGGAACGATCTTCACGCCCGCCGGAATCTCGCCGCGTATGAGCGTTTCGACGGCGCGTTGCTGCGCCTCATCGATCAGGTCGATCTTGTTGAGAATCACCAGATCGGCTGACGCCAACTGGTCTTCGAACAACTCGTGCAGCGGCGATTCGTGATCGAGATTCGGATCGGCGCGGCGTTGTTCGTCGACGGCTTGCGGGTTCGCCGCGAACTGGCCGCTTGCAGCAGCCGGACCATCGACCACGGTCACGACGGCATCGACCGTGAACGCATTTTTGATCGATGGCCAGTTGAACGCCTGAACCAGCGGCTTGGGCAAGGCGAGACCGGAGGTCTCGATCAGCACATGATCGATCTGATCGCGACGCTCGACGAGCTGCTCCATCACCGGATAAAACTCTTCCTGAACGGTGCAGCAGAGGCAACCATTCGAAAGCTCATAGAGGTTCGGCTGGTCGGTCGTGCTTTCGTCCTCGCAACCAATGCTGCAGCCCTTCAATATCTCACCATCGATACCCAGTTCGCCGAACTCGTTCACGATCACTGCGATCCGCAGCCCTTTGGCATTTTCAAGGATATGCCGCATCAACGTGGTCTTGCCGCTGCCGAGGAAGCCTGTGACGACCGTGACCGGGATCTTGCGCATTTGCATCCTTCACTCCGTTTTTATCGATTGACTGCCTGATGCCGGAAACGCCATGAGCCTCCAAATGACGCAAGCGAAAAGCATACTGGGCTTCAAACCCGGCAAGGCATGATGAAAGTGTCGAGCCCGCACCGCATCCCCGCGGCACCTGTTGCTCCAGATGTCAAACCGTTCCGGCCGGTATCCGGGCTGGCGAAATGCCGCTTCACCTTCCCGCACGCAGCACGCATGCAGTGGTGTTCGAAGCCGGCTTTGCCGCGCGCGACGTCATGCTGCGCGGTTTTCGCTTACCGTTGCGGGGGCAGCGCAGGTTGGCGCGCACGAGTGTCCGGCGGCGCTCCCTGCTTCCCGTTTAACTGCGCACAGAGAGAGACCGCGCGCGAGCACCAGAAAACTGCGCCAAGTCTAGGCCGGTGAAGCCTTGCGGTCAAGGTTACGGCCAGTTGTCGAGCAATGGAAACCCAAGCGCCGGCACGCCTCCGTGTGCTATCTTTGGCTCGCGTCTGGTGCTCACGCGCGCTTTTCCTGCGTGCGTAGTTAAACGGGAAACAGGATGCAAGAGCGTTTATTCTCAGCGCGCCTGCATGCAAGAAACCTGTGCTGTCCCCGCAACGGTACGCGACCCGCGCCGGTTCGAATTGGTTTCACAGAACCCGTGCGCACATTTGCTTCATGGCCACTGCTTGCCAAAGCGGGAAGGCGCAAGCGAATGCGGTCGCCAAGCCCGGATACCGGCCAGCGCAAGTGGCGTGTCATGGACGCGCCGGACGCCGCATCCGCGAGGGACGGATGAAGGACGTAATGAATCTATCGTCTTACATGAAATCTGATCCGCAGTGTATTTGCAAGCTTCTATCCGCGCGTCTGGAACGCACGGATGGAGCGGGACGTTGAGCGCGTGGGTGATCGGCATAGGCTGCCGGCGTGGCGTGAGCATCGGGCAGATCGATGCGGCGGTTTGCGCGGCGCTTGGCAATGAGCCGATCACGCATGTGCGCGCGCTGGCATCGATTGACGGCAAACAGGATGAAACCGCTTTGCTCGAATTCGCCGCTCTTCACCACCTGCCGATAGAATTTTTTTCGAAGGACCGCGTGTCGCAAGTCGAGACGAGAGCATCGGAACGCGTCCGGACACTGATCGGCGTCGATGGCGTCTGCGAACCGTGTGCGCTCCTGGCATCGCGTGACGGACGAATCGTACGGCCCAAGATCGCAGTGGATGGCGTGACTGTCGCCATTGCCGAAGACAACTCGAATCAACAGAAAGACAACGAGAGAATGTAATGAAAACGGACGAAGAAGCGCATCTGCGCATGACCCAGCGTCGCAAGGAAGGCCACGAGAAAAAGCAGGCACAGGCGTCGATTGAAAAAGGCTTGTTGATCGTCAATACGGGCACGGGCAAAGGCAAGACCACGGCCGCATTCGGCATGGCCGTGCGCGTGCTCGGCCATGGCATGCGGCTTGGCGTCGTGCAGTTCATCAAGGGTGCGCTGCATACGTCGGAGCGCGATTTTCTCGGCGCGATCGCCAATTGCGACTTCGTGACGATGGGCGACGGCTACACCTGGGACACGCAGAATCGCGACGCCGATATCGCCACCGCCCGCAAGGGCTGGGACGCGGCGCGCACCATGATCGAAAGCGGCGAGTACCAAATGGTCGTGCTCGACGAACTCTGCACGGTGTTGAAATACGAATACCTGCCGCTCGATGAAGTCCTCGGCGTGCTCAACGCACGGCCCGAGATGCTGCATGTGGTCGTGACAGGCCGTCATGCCCCTGAAGCGCTGATCGAAGCGGCCGACCTCGTGACGGAAATGCGGCCGGTCAAGCATCCGTATCGCGAGCAAGGGGTCAAGGCGCAACGTGGCGTCGAGTTCTGACGTGCGCGCCTGTCCTGCTTTATTCATCAGCGCGCCTGCATCGAACCAGGGTAAAACCACCGTGACCGCAGCGCTTGCGCGCTATCACAGACGGCTCGGCCGGCGTGTGCGCGTCTTCAAGACCGGCCCGGATTTCCTCGACCCGATGATCCTCGAACGCGCATCGGGCGCGCCCGTTTATGCATTGCATCTCTGGATGGTCGGCGAGCGCGGCTGCCGCGCGTTGCTTGCAGAAGCCGCGCAAACGGCCGACCTGATCCTGATTGAAGGCGTGATGGGTCTCTTCGACGGCACCCCCAGCAGCGCCGATCTTGCCGCGACATTCGGCGTACCGGTGCTGGCCGTGATCGGCGCGCATGGCATGGCGCAGACCTTCGGCGCGGTGGCGTTCGGGCTCGCGCGATATCGTGACGACCTGCCGTTTTACGGGGTGCTGGCGAACCGCGTGGCATCCGAGCGGCACGCGCAAATGCTGCGCGAAGCGATTCCCGAGGGCGTGCGTTATTGCGGACATGTATCGACCATGGACGACGTCGCGCTGCCCGGGCGTCATCTCGGTCTGACGCAAGCGGCCGAAGTCGAAGACCTCGATGCACGGCTGGATCGCGCCGCGGACGCCATCGGCGAGACTACGTTGCGCGAGTTGCCTCCTTCAGTTGAATTCGCCGAGGAACCTCGCGAACAGCCATCATGTTTGCTCGAAGGTCTGCACATTGCCATTGCGCGTGACGCGGCGTTTTCGTTCATCTACCCAGCCAATCTCGATCTGCTCAGATCGATGGGCGCAACGCTGTCGCACTTTTCTCCCTTGGCCGATGAACCGTTCAATGCCGATGCGCTTTATCTGCCGGGCGGTTATCCCGAGCTGCATGCCGCGCGCCTTGCCGCGAATGCGACGACGGCGGCATCGATTCGCGCGCATGTCGGAGCAGGGAAACCGGTGGTCGCCGAATGTGGCGGCATGCTGTATCTTCTCGAGTCGCTGACCGATATAGATGGCGCACAGCACACCATGCTCGGCCTCTTACCCGGCCACGCGAAGATGCAAAAGCGCCTTTCCCGCCTCGCTATGCAGCGCATCGAAAGCTGTCACGGCGTCAGTACAGGGCACACATTCCATTACTCGTCAGTGACGACCGACATGGCACCTGTCCTGAACGCAACGCACGCAACCACGGGCAAGGAAGGCGAAGCCTTCTACCAGGAAGGCCCGATTACCGCGACCTACATGCACACTTACTGGCCGACGAATCCGGCGGCAGCCGCCGCCCTTTTCCGTGGCGAACCGCTATGACAATGCCTTTGGAAACACCTGTAAAAACGCCGCTTGAACTCGCATTCACCATCGAACGTGCGAGCCAGCTTCAGCCCGTAGGTTCACCCTGCACGGACGTATGCCGCCTCGATAAAACCACGGGTTATTGCGAAGGCTGCTTCAGAAGCCGCGAAGAGATCAAGGCATGGAAGACATTGCCCGACGCCGACAAGCTCGGCCTCTTCCCTGCCTTGCTGGCCAGAAAAGCAGCGGCATAAAAAAGGGCGGCTCGCGAGCCGCCCTTCTCTTACCAAGAATCTTAATCGATCAAGCCGTTGCTACACGCCGCGCGGGCACACGTTCCACTTCACGCTGTGCAAGCACGCCGAACAACAAACCGAGCGTGGTCCAGATCACCGCCTGAATGCCGATTGCGGCCACGCGGAAATTCCACAACAAGGTCGCCGAAAACTTCGCCGGTACTTCATCGATCGATGGCAACGCAGCGTAAGCGAGCCCCATCAGCACGATGTAACCCGCGAGCGCAATCAGCGACGCATTCCAGTTGCCGTGTGTCGGCTGCATGCGGCGCTGAAACCGCACCGCGAACACGGCCACCACGAGTGAGATCGCGACCATGCCGAAAAAGAGCGCCGTTCTCGCGCCAATCGTCTCGGGATTTCCCACGGACGGCGGGTTCGGCGGATACTTGAGAAACGGCACGATTGCAACCGTCACAAAGCCGAACACGCCGAGCAATGCTGACGTTCCGCGGGCGCGCAACGCACCGAGCCGCGCATACGAAAACGCGAACACGAGCGAGAACAAACCGCCCAGCGCCGTACCGAACACCGAGACGCCTGTCAGCAAACCTAGCCCCGCTTGCGTGCCGCGGCTGACCAGTTCGACATCGTCGCCATGTTCGTGCGGATGCCCGGCGGCCGCTTCCGCCTGCTCATGTGCCTGTTCCTGCTGGGATTCGAATGCAATGGCACGATCCACCGACGGCTCGCCGAAGGTTTTTGCAAACCCGAAACCGAGCAGGCCCGCGACCAGCCCCGCGATCATGCCGCGTATGAGGAGATTTCTGATCATGGACGGTCTCAGTGGCAGGGGAAACCGAGCAGATGGCGACCGTCGTGCACGAACTCGTGGATATACATGCCCTGGAAGATCGACGTTGCGCCTTGCTCCGCGCCCACGAAATAAATTGCGATCAACAAAAGCAGACCGATAAACACCGCCCAAGGCAGCACCTCACGCACCGGAATAGGTACGGGTGCATCAAATGCGGGATTCATGGCGGACAGATTCGCCGTTGGATTGGCTTGATTCATGAAAGCTCCGAGGGATAAGCGCGTCCCGTAAGAAAATAGAAAGGCTGCAGCGGGGGTCTGACTTGCATGCGTCGAATGGTTTTTTTACCTTGATTCAAGGATGAAAACGCACTCGGCACGCTTACAGTGGCGCGACCGTGCCGGGTTTTCACCGGCTTCCTCGCGCTGCAAGCTTGCCATTCTAAGATGTGATCACCGAAAGTAAAGCAATGCATCATTGAAGCGAATCCGGAAACCATGAAAAACGAACTGATCCTGCTTTGCCACGCGGCAACGCACGCCATGAAAACCGGCATGTTTCCCACGCTCCATGATCCGATCGAGCATCTCGAGCGCCCGCGTCTTTCGGCGCTTGCATCGGTTTATGTGCCCGACCGTGTCATCACGAGCCCGTCCCATGCCGCAGTGGAAACGGGACGGACGTTTGGCATCGAAATGTCGGCCGATGCGCAGTGGAGCGACCTGGATCATGGCCGCTGGCAAGGACGTTCTTTGAAAGAGATC containing:
- a CDS encoding cobalamin biosynthesis protein gives rise to the protein MQASIRASGTHGWSGTLSAWVIGIGCRRGVSIGQIDAAVCAALGNEPITHVRALASIDGKQDETALLEFAALHHLPIEFFSKDRVSQVETRASERVRTLIGVDGVCEPCALLASRDGRIVRPKIAVDGVTVAIAEDNSNQQKDNERM
- a CDS encoding cobyrinate a,c-diamide synthase — encoded protein: MRACPALFISAPASNQGKTTVTAALARYHRRLGRRVRVFKTGPDFLDPMILERASGAPVYALHLWMVGERGCRALLAEAAQTADLILIEGVMGLFDGTPSSADLAATFGVPVLAVIGAHGMAQTFGAVAFGLARYRDDLPFYGVLANRVASERHAQMLREAIPEGVRYCGHVSTMDDVALPGRHLGLTQAAEVEDLDARLDRAADAIGETTLRELPPSVEFAEEPREQPSCLLEGLHIAIARDAAFSFIYPANLDLLRSMGATLSHFSPLADEPFNADALYLPGGYPELHAARLAANATTAASIRAHVGAGKPVVAECGGMLYLLESLTDIDGAQHTMLGLLPGHAKMQKRLSRLAMQRIESCHGVSTGHTFHYSSVTTDMAPVLNATHATTGKEGEAFYQEGPITATYMHTYWPTNPAAAAALFRGEPL
- a CDS encoding CbtB domain-containing protein is translated as MNQANPTANLSAMNPAFDAPVPIPVREVLPWAVFIGLLLLIAIYFVGAEQGATSIFQGMYIHEFVHDGRHLLGFPCH
- a CDS encoding CbtA family protein, producing the protein MIRNLLIRGMIAGLVAGLLGFGFAKTFGEPSVDRAIAFESQQEQAHEQAEAAAGHPHEHGDDVELVSRGTQAGLGLLTGVSVFGTALGGLFSLVFAFSYARLGALRARGTSALLGVFGFVTVAIVPFLKYPPNPPSVGNPETIGARTALFFGMVAISLVVAVFAVRFQRRMQPTHGNWNASLIALAGYIVLMGLAYAALPSIDEVPAKFSATLLWNFRVAAIGIQAVIWTTLGLLFGVLAQREVERVPARRVATA
- the cobO gene encoding cob(I)yrinic acid a,c-diamide adenosyltransferase, whose protein sequence is MKTDEEAHLRMTQRRKEGHEKKQAQASIEKGLLIVNTGTGKGKTTAAFGMAVRVLGHGMRLGVVQFIKGALHTSERDFLGAIANCDFVTMGDGYTWDTQNRDADIATARKGWDAARTMIESGEYQMVVLDELCTVLKYEYLPLDEVLGVLNARPEMLHVVVTGRHAPEALIEAADLVTEMRPVKHPYREQGVKAQRGVEF
- the cobW gene encoding cobalamin biosynthesis protein CobW; amino-acid sequence: MQMRKIPVTVVTGFLGSGKTTLMRHILENAKGLRIAVIVNEFGELGIDGEILKGCSIGCEDESTTDQPNLYELSNGCLCCTVQEEFYPVMEQLVERRDQIDHVLIETSGLALPKPLVQAFNWPSIKNAFTVDAVVTVVDGPAAASGQFAANPQAVDEQRRADPNLDHESPLHELFEDQLASADLVILNKIDLIDEAQQRAVETLIRGEIPAGVKIVPAQMGQLDLHALLGLEAASETTIHLRVDHHGSVDDEGHADHHHDDFDSVVVEARVESRDAAVAALRALVDANTIYRVKGFAALPGTPMRLVVQGVGQRFDTYFDRRWTPAEAEVGTSRFVLIGEDLDQPRLQQALLDALASAPVQA
- a CDS encoding DUF1289 domain-containing protein; this translates as MTMPLETPVKTPLELAFTIERASQLQPVGSPCTDVCRLDKTTGYCEGCFRSREEIKAWKTLPDADKLGLFPALLARKAAA